A single region of the Plantactinospora soyae genome encodes:
- a CDS encoding ABC transporter permease — protein MARRAGRAAVRGGRKVLSIVGAPLLGTAGFIAAWWTAVAALEIAPYLVPSPPAVVAAFGRLPGYLLQNAWVTLVEALTGFGLAIATAVLVGAALATSRGLERALYPMLLVLSAIPKPALAPLLLAIGGFGQGPKVVLVWLMCFFPVVLATSAGLTSTPAELAELARTLSASRWATFVKFRLPAALPQIFVGLKTALPLAVIGAVVAELFGAVAGLGFVIQTAGTDAALAFAAVALLGTMSVTLFYALTAVQRRIAPWIPHTTA, from the coding sequence ATGGCACGCCGCGCAGGTCGCGCCGCCGTACGAGGCGGACGGAAGGTCCTGTCGATCGTCGGAGCGCCGCTGCTGGGCACCGCCGGCTTCATCGCCGCCTGGTGGACGGCCGTCGCGGCCCTGGAGATCGCGCCGTACCTCGTGCCGTCGCCACCGGCGGTGGTGGCCGCCTTCGGGCGGCTGCCCGGCTACCTGCTCCAGAACGCCTGGGTGACCCTGGTCGAGGCCCTCACCGGTTTCGGCCTCGCCATCGCGACGGCCGTGCTGGTCGGGGCCGCGCTCGCGACGTCCCGTGGCCTCGAACGGGCGCTCTATCCCATGCTGCTGGTGCTCAGCGCAATACCCAAGCCGGCGCTGGCACCGCTGCTGCTCGCGATCGGCGGGTTCGGCCAGGGGCCCAAGGTCGTCCTCGTCTGGCTCATGTGTTTCTTTCCGGTGGTGCTGGCGACCTCGGCGGGACTGACCTCCACCCCGGCCGAGCTGGCCGAACTGGCCCGCACCCTCTCCGCCTCGCGCTGGGCGACCTTCGTCAAGTTCCGGCTGCCGGCGGCGCTGCCGCAGATCTTCGTCGGCCTCAAGACCGCCCTGCCGCTCGCCGTCATCGGCGCCGTGGTCGCCGAACTGTTCGGCGCGGTGGCCGGGCTGGGCTTCGTCATCCAGACCGCCGGCACCGACGCGGCGCTGGCCTTCGCAGCGGTCGCCCTGCTCGGAACCATGAGCGTCACCCTGTTCTACGCCCTCACCGCCGTCCAGCGCCGTATCGCCCCGTGGATCCCCCACACCACCGCCTGA
- a CDS encoding ABC transporter substrate-binding protein: MPTSVMTRRSLLVGAAATTAAAMTACDSGSGGKASSRQTEKVTILTGAGFQGREAPIFVAREKGWFGEVDLDVQVLPGKGTTDNLKTLVGGQATFATLDVSGALMEYSKPNGIKNFKLTSILHQRNLACFVALKSSGINTPADLAGKTLSYIPGGINHLLFATYAQLANFDPSKIKWVNAGPLQHAALLAERKVDAISQFVPAVESVRVLAKQPLTVLPFTDYLTDLHGSAIGVTAETAKNKPDLVRRFNSALLRGLKYAIDNPDEAGKIYSAQKETQGQKPEAAVAELKGLVGYIEGIADAPLGHFDMSRVARNIAILQGAGAVPVGLPPTDIVLTNLAG; encoded by the coding sequence ATGCCAACATCGGTAATGACCCGCCGAAGCCTCCTCGTCGGCGCCGCCGCCACCACCGCCGCGGCGATGACCGCGTGCGACAGCGGCAGCGGCGGCAAGGCCAGTTCCCGGCAGACCGAAAAGGTCACGATTCTGACGGGGGCGGGTTTCCAGGGCCGTGAGGCGCCAATCTTCGTCGCGCGGGAGAAGGGCTGGTTCGGTGAGGTGGACCTCGACGTCCAGGTCCTTCCCGGCAAGGGCACGACCGACAACCTCAAGACCCTGGTCGGCGGCCAGGCCACCTTCGCCACCCTGGACGTCAGCGGCGCTCTGATGGAGTACTCCAAGCCGAACGGGATCAAGAACTTCAAGCTGACCTCCATCCTGCACCAGCGGAATCTCGCCTGCTTCGTCGCGCTCAAGAGCAGTGGCATCAACACTCCGGCCGACCTCGCCGGCAAGACGCTCTCGTACATCCCCGGCGGGATCAACCACCTCCTGTTCGCCACGTACGCGCAGCTCGCCAACTTCGACCCCAGCAAGATCAAGTGGGTCAACGCCGGTCCGCTCCAGCACGCGGCCCTGCTCGCCGAGCGCAAGGTCGACGCGATCAGCCAGTTCGTACCGGCCGTGGAGTCGGTCCGGGTCCTCGCGAAGCAGCCCCTCACCGTCCTGCCCTTCACGGACTACCTCACCGACCTGCACGGCTCCGCCATCGGTGTGACCGCCGAGACCGCGAAGAACAAGCCGGACCTCGTACGCCGGTTCAACAGCGCCCTGCTGCGCGGACTGAAGTACGCGATCGACAACCCCGACGAGGCCGGCAAGATCTACTCAGCCCAGAAGGAGACCCAGGGTCAGAAGCCCGAGGCGGCGGTCGCCGAGCTCAAGGGGCTGGTCGGATACATCGAGGGCATCGCCGACGCGCCGCTCGGACACTTCGACATGTCCCGGGTCGCCCGCAACATCGCCATTCTGCAGGGCGCCGGAGCGGTCCCCGTCGGCCTGCCTCCGACCGACATCGTCCTCACCAACCTGGCCGGGTAG
- a CDS encoding GntR family transcriptional regulator: protein MPEPAVPVYRRIMREIEAKIEKAELRPGDQLPSISQLTEQYKCSAPTVRQALARLQERGVLQGHQGRGVYVTPAPD, encoded by the coding sequence ATGCCTGAACCGGCCGTGCCCGTGTACCGCAGAATCATGCGCGAGATCGAAGCCAAGATCGAGAAGGCTGAACTGCGTCCGGGTGACCAACTACCGTCAATAAGTCAGCTGACCGAACAGTACAAGTGTTCTGCCCCGACGGTGCGGCAGGCACTCGCGCGGTTGCAGGAGCGCGGCGTGCTGCAAGGCCACCAAGGTCGCGGCGTGTACGTCACGCCGGCCCCCGACTAG